GCAAATAACTTCTACTTTGTCAACTCCGATCGCGGGATAAGCCCCCGTCCGGTGGTGCTGGGAAATGATCCTTCTACTCCGGGTGCCGTCGTTCCGCCAATCCCTGATGCGCTTGATATCTATGCGCGCCGGGCAGATACCTCGACTGATCCCGGGTTTGACAATCGCCAGACCTTCCGTGGCTTAAGTGATGTTACCCTGCCACTGTCGGTCTATATTGCCGATGCTGTGGAGTTGGCACCTGGGACAGCAACGCCAGCTGGTCAGTACCTGCCACGTGCACAAGGCATACGCGTTCCCACCTTTGAGACTGGTCTGGCAACAGCGGTCTACTATGGGAATACTCCTCAGGGTTACGTGATCCCTGCAGGTGGACGCCGTGTGGTTGTAGCGTATGTGGGCGAGGGTGGAACTAACGACCTGATTGCGGATGATCTCGTTGTTGGAACCGAGTCCCCGACTGCACTTTCGTACTACCCTGGTGCCGCTACCCTTGCGGGTGTTGCAGGCAATACGTCTGCTACGCTCGTTGATGTCGCGTCCAAGTTTATTGGTGCTCCCACAACAGGCACCGATGCAAATGGCAACGTGATTGTGACGGGGGTAGATAACAAGTTCCGTATCTACGCGAGCGTTTACAGCCAGAAGCAGCGCCTGCCTGACGCAGACGTGCCGCTCAGTGGTGTCTCTGCAAGCCTAACCTTGCCCCCTGGACTTCGCTTTGCGATTGATCCTACTACAGGACTTCGTGATGTAACCACGAAGCTGGTTACTCCGATTGGAAGTGCCGCTGGTAAAGCTGGTGAGCTGATCGGTGATCAAGACGGAGTTGCTTCCTGGTTGGTTGAGCCTACAGGTGAGGTCTTTGGACCCGTTACCTATCAGGTCGCTGTGGGTGTGGCTCGGCCAAACCCGCTCTCCCGATCGATTGGCCGCACGATTACGATCCCTGCAACTCCTCTGGTTGAGCTGCAGTCGGGGACGTTCCAGATGGTGGGCTTCCCGTTCCAGTTTGATGCGAGCCTTTCCAATAATGGCGATCCTGATACCGTCATTAACTCCTTGAGCCGCCCGATTGATGAGCCGGTTATCCTTTACCGCTGGATGCCTGATCCCCTCTCGGATACGGGAGCAGGGCGCTACATCAAGGAAACTAAGATCGAGCCTGGTGTTGCGTACTTCTATCGTCCGAGCCAGGGTAGCGCTGGAAAGCGCCTGCTCTACATCAAGGGAGCAGCACCTGAGTCCCTTCAGGCACCTACCGGAAACACGCTTCCTGTTCCGCTCCAGAGAATTCTGGACAAGGGCTGGAACATGATTGCGAACCCTTACGTCTACGATATCCCGCTAAACTATCTGCGTGTTGTTCCTCTTGAGGGCAATCCGTCGCTGAGCTCGATCTCGTTTGGTGAAGCTGTTCGTAATAACGTCATCAAGGGTGGAGTCTTCTACTTCGACCCGAGTCAAGGTGGGTACGCCTTCTTCGAGGATCTGACCGCTCCACTGAAGCCCTGGCAGGGATACTGGATCTACGTCAACACTCGGGTTAGCGTCCTGTTCGCTACGCCGACACAGCGTGATGCGGTGGTTCTGCCGGATCCTGTTAGCTCTACTCCTGAGCCCGCTACCCGTGTGGTCAAGGATTCCTCTACCTCTAATTGGACGCTGGACATCATTGCACGGCGCGCCGACGGGACGATGGATCGTGCGACTCGCATTGGAATGTCTCCCAATACTGCGGATAATCGCGGAAATATGCCTAAGCCTCCTGTCTTCGAGCAGCAGAAGTATGTTCGGATGGAGATTGCAAATGGCAATAGCCGCTACGCCCAGGTTCTTAAGAATCCTAGCAATAAGGCAACTTGGAACCTTGAGCTGACGAGCAGCGAAGACGGCCCTGTCAATGTGATGCTCTCTGGTTTGAATAGTGTTCCGAAGCGTATGCGGTTAACCATCACCGATCAGCAGACGGGACAGACGACAAACCTGCGAAACACCTCCGCACTGAAGGTCAACGTCCGGAAGGGAGCGGTCAGCCGCTTCGTCCTAACGGCAGTCGCTGATGTGACCCGACCGCTGGCAATTACCCGCTTGGTTTCTACGGGTGGTGGGAGCCGTGCGGCTGGTAGTAGCTATGCCTACCTCCTTGGCATGACCCAGGACAATGTTGCGATCGATGCTACGCTCACTACGGTCTCGGGCTCGCCGATCTCTGTGCTTGCCGCCGGAAGCCGCGCCTCTACGAATGGAGTGGCCAAGCTTTCCTGGAACGGCCGTAGCCAGAGTGGGGCACCTGTTCCTGCGGGTAGCTACATCCTCAAGGTCCGGGTAACAAACGACAGTGGTGACTCTGACACACGGACGTTGCCTGTGACGGTAACGCGCTAAAATTGCCTCCGGGGGTGCTGGGAGCCCCCGGAAGGACAGTGAAATGGAAGGACATTCGAGCAAACCTATGATGAGCCCGAAAACGACGCGTCGCGCACTTCTTACAGGGGGACTCCTGCTCATCGCAGGCATGGCGGTCTTGCCAGGTAAAGCCCAGGCACAGACTAACAGTGTGCTGCTCTTCCCTGCAGTCGTAGATGGTAATCGGAATGAGAGCACAAAGCTTGTCGAAGAGATTGTGACTGAGTCTGTGCGTACTCAGCTGGCAAAAGTTGGGATCACGGCGGTTGTCTATAACAAGCGTCTTCCCAGCGTGCAACGCGCTCTGAACGAAAGCGATAAGATTCTCACAGAGAAGGACATCGATGCAGGTCCAGGCGACGATACTCGTAAGGCACAGCGCTTTGCTGAGGTTGTAGGGGCCAGCGAGTATGTCACGATCTTTGTCGATGACTACTCCTTCGATGCCGCGACACGTACGGCGAAGTTCAACCTCTCGCTCTCACGCTACAACACGGCCGCGGGAAAAGCCCTCGGCACCTTTGCCAATGGACAGCAGGGTATCGCACCCGCTGATGTTGCCAAGGCTCGGCAAGAAGGGTCTGCGACCGCTCGTGCGGCAGATACGGGAGCTCAGCAGGGAGTGACTAATCTCTTCCCACAGCTGGCGAAGGTTGCGACCGTAGCTAAGGCAAAGCCAACCAAGACAACAAAACCCCGCTCTAACGAAAAGAAGGTCACGACGATCTTCGGTGTGCTTCTTGGTGTTTTGTACCTCTCAACACGCTAAGCTGACGCTGAAACGCCCCGCTGCACCATTGAAGTAGCGGGGCGTTTTTTTATTCTAAATCAACTGTGGATTATAACCTTCTTCTCCCTGTCTTAGCCCTTGCTCACCCCAACCCTCTGATCGCTGTTGAGCTTCAGCCCGAGCGCACGACGCTTCGTGCGGATGGTCGCGCTACCAGTATCATCACCGCACGTGTCTTTGATGACCGGGGCTCGCCCGTGGCCGACGGAACCCGCGTTCAGTTCTCCACGACACAGGGACGCCTCGATACTCTGCTGGCGGAGACACGGGGAGGAATCGCGCGGGTTACGCTCACGGCTGCCGACCAGCCTGGCATTGCAACCATCACAGCCAACCTTGAGGCGGGGGGAGCCGTGCCCGCACGTACCCAGGTGACCTTCAGCAACGATGCTCAGGTCACCGAGCTCGTCAATCCCTGGCTTCGTTTCTCGGGGAGCGCTTATACCTCCTTAGCGTTGCTGGATCAACGCACCCGTATCTTCGATGTTCTTGGGAAAAATCATGACGCCCGTGCTACCTACGGCGATATCGTCATCACTGCGGACCACCTTCAGTACAAGCTAGGTGTGACACGTCTCTACGCTGAGGGGAATGTGGTGCTGGAGATCGGGAAGCAGCGAAAGCGCTTTCATCGCCTTGCCTTTGATCTGATCCAACAAACCGGAATTGGGGAGACCGCGTCGGGGCGTGTTGAGCTTCGCCGTGGGCTTGTGGAGCAGCCTCTGCCTCCCAGCGATACCCCCGCTTGGCAGTTTGTTGACCTTGGAGATGCCTCCCTTGTCATCTCCGCCCAGGCGATTGGGATCAATAACGATGGCTTGGTTCAGTTCCGTAAGGCCACGTTCTACTTGGATGGGCAGAAGGCCTACTCAACTCCCTATCACATCATGACGTTGCGCCAGCAGTCGCTCTACAGGGAGCAGCTGGTTGGAGTTGGGGCAAGCGGGATGTGGCTGAACCTGCCGTACTACTACAATGTCCAGCCTCGTGGCGTCGGAACCGTGTTCCTGCGCAGGGGAGCGCCCTTTGGTTCATCGGTCTACTCCCAGCGACAAGGCTGGACCGTGGACCTAGAGCAGACCTACAACAGCCAGGGAGCGATTGAGGGACAAGTCCAAGTGCTCAACCTCGCCAATGCGAACCGTGGGCTACGCTTGCAGCACAACCAGAAACTGGATACCAAGACAGATGCCAATGTCTTTATGGATCTTGTGGGGGGTAAGGATCTCTTTGGCTCGACCCAGATCGGTCATAACTTC
This genomic interval from Armatimonas rosea contains the following:
- a CDS encoding invasin domain 3-containing protein codes for the protein MDYNLLLPVLALAHPNPLIAVELQPERTTLRADGRATSIITARVFDDRGSPVADGTRVQFSTTQGRLDTLLAETRGGIARVTLTAADQPGIATITANLEAGGAVPARTQVTFSNDAQVTELVNPWLRFSGSAYTSLALLDQRTRIFDVLGKNHDARATYGDIVITADHLQYKLGVTRLYAEGNVVLEIGKQRKRFHRLAFDLIQQTGIGETASGRVELRRGLVEQPLPPSDTPAWQFVDLGDASLVISAQAIGINNDGLVQFRKATFYLDGQKAYSTPYHIMTLRQQSLYREQLVGVGASGMWLNLPYYYNVQPRGVGTVFLRRGAPFGSSVYSQRQGWTVDLEQTYNSQGAIEGQVQVLNLANANRGLRLQHNQKLDTKTDANVFMDLVGGKDLFGSTQIGHNFPTFRVNVSAALNRYRGITDTVSGITAPASGDWRTQTTAESYPKLLRPKSGVNYTLTGAHTDQRFFGGTSARPGVQTDNLGTRLFATPIKLNPRTTLTQSAVLGYTWVKAAPETTGIGQSGVSVQTTTALAQPVKWRKQNLGFAQLSYDFFQTPPLFVPTAGTSTTGGATGGVTTSQRQGRQRLTATTYLNQDEKWNFSLSGSRGIDTSQSTLFTEAKTQLNGPWYGRIRLSDTQFSGTGYRDWEYALIRMVNGREVALYYSTSARRFQVDLTGLSF